From Bacteroidales bacterium, one genomic window encodes:
- a CDS encoding phosphatidylserine decarboxylase family protein, producing the protein MIIHKEGYGVLIVTFLVLAVIVGIIWLSFGITFITSAIAIVFAAFFFFISYFFRVPKRVALIDESSVISAADGKVVIIKEVEEDEFLHCRCRQVSVFMGICNVHINYYPVGGKVLYFKHHWGNYLVAWHPKSSVKNERTSVAIETAGGKKIFLRQIAGYVARRIVCYAKENEHANQCEQMGFIKFGSRLDLFLPLDAEIKVKVGDRVTACQSVIAKL; encoded by the coding sequence ATGATTATTCATAAAGAGGGTTACGGAGTGTTGATAGTCACGTTTCTGGTATTGGCTGTCATAGTTGGTATTATTTGGCTCTCATTTGGAATTACCTTCATCACTTCTGCAATAGCAATTGTGTTTGCAGCATTTTTCTTTTTCATCTCTTATTTTTTCAGAGTTCCAAAAAGAGTTGCATTGATAGATGAGTCATCGGTGATTTCCGCGGCAGACGGCAAAGTGGTTATTATCAAAGAGGTAGAAGAAGATGAATTTTTACATTGCAGATGCAGGCAGGTCTCTGTCTTTATGGGCATTTGCAACGTTCACATAAATTATTACCCGGTTGGGGGAAAAGTTTTGTATTTCAAGCATCATTGGGGAAATTATCTAGTTGCCTGGCATCCAAAGTCTTCCGTTAAAAATGAGAGGACCAGCGTGGCAATAGAAACTGCCGGAGGAAAGAAAATTTTCCTGCGTCAGATTGCGGGATATGTTGCACGCAGAATAGTTTGCTATGCAAAAGAGAATGAGCATGCAAACCAGTGCGAGCAAATGGGTTTCATAAAATTTGGCAGCCGTCTGGATTTGTTTTTGCCTTTAGATGCAGAGATTAAAGTTAAGGTAGGAGATAGAGTTACAGCATGCCAGAGCGTAATTGCAAAGCTTTAA
- a CDS encoding N-acetylmuramoyl-L-alanine amidase, with protein sequence MLPLKRILCGALILFFALMPGTSFGQMLQTPKIKTVVIDAGHGGGDTGSMSKDKKYKEKNITLAVALKLGAMMNVAYPSINVIFTRNSDYFIPLGERPAIANRNKADLFISIHVNSEVGTSGRGTETYVMGNHVSGNFDLIKRENSVITMENDYSTKYAGFNPNSPESYIIFSLLQNSHLEQSVKLAQCIQEEYKNGPVLINRGVKPGALYVLWKAAMPAILTEIGFISNNNDLEILVSEDGQRKIAADILRAFSKYKTLYEGGKLENLPPDAFAGGDAIYGDNNSQKEETKTASNRKEEVNPSKNKEVTTEDEAVEKDEAVKKDETTKKDETAKKDDSVRQNNSTLLYPSDTEKTSSSAKRNGASAITTSRNENNSAKGSFYCIQILSVNKQLGSSSPDLKGRKDADYLHIGNLYKYYIGKWNSRQEATKHLKDVQRTFKGAFVIKVSDGHISN encoded by the coding sequence ATGCTGCCCCTAAAAAGAATTCTCTGCGGAGCTCTGATATTATTTTTTGCGCTTATGCCCGGGACTTCTTTTGGGCAAATGCTTCAAACACCTAAAATAAAGACAGTTGTGATAGATGCCGGGCACGGCGGTGGCGATACAGGCTCTATGAGCAAGGACAAAAAGTATAAAGAAAAAAACATAACTCTTGCCGTAGCCTTAAAACTTGGGGCAATGATGAATGTTGCGTACCCATCTATCAATGTGATATTTACAAGAAATTCTGATTATTTCATTCCCCTTGGAGAGAGACCTGCAATTGCAAACCGCAATAAAGCTGACCTCTTTATTTCCATTCACGTTAATTCAGAAGTTGGCACAAGCGGAAGAGGGACAGAGACTTATGTGATGGGAAATCATGTGAGCGGGAATTTTGACCTGATAAAAAGAGAGAACTCCGTCATCACGATGGAAAATGATTACAGTACAAAGTATGCAGGGTTTAACCCAAATTCCCCCGAGTCATATATCATCTTCTCGCTCCTGCAAAACTCTCATTTGGAGCAGAGTGTAAAGCTGGCGCAGTGCATACAGGAGGAGTATAAAAACGGTCCGGTGCTTATCAATCGCGGAGTAAAGCCGGGTGCTCTATATGTACTTTGGAAAGCCGCAATGCCGGCAATTCTTACAGAAATCGGATTCATCTCAAATAACAATGATTTGGAAATTCTTGTTTCAGAAGATGGACAGAGAAAAATTGCGGCAGACATTTTAAGAGCATTTTCAAAATACAAGACGCTATATGAAGGAGGCAAGCTGGAAAATCTTCCTCCTGACGCGTTTGCAGGCGGAGATGCTATTTACGGAGATAACAATTCACAAAAAGAGGAGACAAAAACAGCATCAAATAGAAAGGAAGAGGTTAATCCATCAAAGAATAAGGAAGTTACAACTGAAGATGAAGCGGTAGAGAAAGATGAAGCTGTAAAGAAAGATGAGACAACAAAGAAGGATGAGACGGCAAAGAAAGATGACAGCGTAAGGCAAAACAATAGTACGCTGCTATATCCTTCTGATACAGAAAAAACTAGCAGTTCTGCAAAAAGGAACGGCGCATCTGCAATTACAACAAGCCGGAATGAAAACAATTCTGCTAAAGGGAGCTTTTATTGTATTCAGATACTCTCTGTCAACAAACAGCTGGGAAGCAGCTCGCCTGATTTAAAAGGGCGTAAAGATGCTGATTATCTGCATATTGGCAACCTTTATAAATATTACATCGGCAAGTGGAATTCCAGACAGGAGGCGACAAAACACCTTAAAGATGTGCAAAGAACCTTCAAAGGCGCCTTTGTAATAAAGGTCAGCGACGGGCATATTTCAAACTAA
- the dnaA gene encoding chromosomal replication initiator protein DnaA has product MENLRHIQVWNECLQFIKNNTTDAVYEKWFKPVRALSLIGSTLTIEVLSDEHMRQLESDRLIDILAAALKKVLGDSVKLMYNVKVVSGSFVTIPHQNEKWPTNRPIPFPMQRNSKDEAVIPNPFIIPGLQKLHIDPQLNPKYSFENFIEGSCNRLGKNAGEKVAAAPGNSPFNPLFIYGGSGLGKTHLAQAIGLRVKEKYPDKIVLYVSANRFQTQYMDAVNVKNNLTDFLHFYQTIDVLIIDDVQEFAKKEGTQNAFFHIFDHLQQSGKQLVLTSDCAPGNMQGLESRLLSRFKWGLSAELLPPDFDTRKRILVAKSQMEGIVLPEDVVCYLAEKVAGSVREIEGTLVSLLAHSTLNKEDITLDLARRVTEQIVNVENQEISLDKIRNTVCDYFKISPDAIISKTRKREIVQARQITMYLVRNLTKTSLASIGSQIGGKDHATVIHACNTVSDLIETDRNIRRYVADLEKQLKPAGN; this is encoded by the coding sequence ATGGAGAACTTAAGGCACATACAAGTTTGGAACGAGTGTTTACAATTTATTAAAAACAATACGACCGACGCAGTATATGAGAAATGGTTTAAACCTGTCAGGGCACTTAGCCTAATAGGTTCCACTTTGACAATTGAAGTCCTTTCAGATGAACATATGCGTCAGCTGGAGAGCGACCGTCTAATTGATATTTTGGCAGCGGCATTAAAGAAGGTTCTTGGAGACTCCGTTAAGCTTATGTACAACGTAAAAGTTGTGAGCGGCTCTTTTGTTACAATCCCTCACCAGAACGAGAAATGGCCTACGAACAGACCTATTCCTTTCCCTATGCAAAGAAACAGCAAAGATGAGGCTGTAATTCCTAATCCGTTCATAATACCAGGTTTGCAGAAGCTTCATATAGATCCTCAGCTTAATCCCAAGTATTCTTTTGAAAATTTTATTGAGGGTTCTTGCAACCGCCTTGGGAAAAACGCAGGGGAGAAAGTAGCGGCGGCTCCGGGCAATAGCCCGTTTAATCCTCTTTTCATCTACGGAGGCTCTGGCTTGGGTAAAACCCATCTAGCTCAGGCAATAGGGTTGAGAGTTAAAGAAAAATACCCGGATAAAATTGTTTTATATGTTAGTGCAAACAGATTCCAGACTCAATATATGGACGCTGTTAACGTTAAGAACAATCTTACGGATTTTCTTCACTTCTACCAGACGATTGATGTATTAATTATAGATGACGTACAGGAATTTGCAAAGAAAGAGGGCACGCAAAATGCTTTCTTCCACATCTTTGATCATTTACAGCAATCCGGCAAGCAGCTTGTTTTAACGTCTGACTGCGCTCCCGGCAACATGCAGGGACTGGAATCCAGACTATTGTCAAGATTTAAATGGGGTTTATCCGCAGAGCTTTTGCCTCCGGATTTTGATACCCGCAAAAGAATATTGGTAGCAAAGAGCCAAATGGAGGGAATTGTACTTCCGGAAGATGTTGTTTGCTATTTGGCGGAAAAAGTTGCCGGAAGCGTAAGGGAAATTGAGGGAACTCTAGTCTCCCTTCTTGCCCACTCTACTCTTAATAAAGAGGACATTACGCTGGATTTGGCAAGACGCGTGACTGAACAAATTGTTAATGTTGAGAATCAGGAAATTTCCCTGGACAAAATTCGCAACACAGTATGCGACTATTTTAAAATATCGCCGGATGCAATTATCTCAAAGACAAGGAAAAGAGAGATTGTTCAGGCAAGACAAATCACAATGTATCTTGTTAGAAATCTAACCAAAACCTCTTTAGCATCTATCGGGAGCCAAATAGGAGGCAAAGACCACGCAACGGTTATCCACGCCTGCAATACTGTCTCCGATTTGATTGAGACTGACAGAAACATAAGGCGTTACGTTGCCGATTTGGAGAAGCAGTTAAAACCCGCAGGAAATTAA
- the rsfS gene encoding ribosome silencing factor: MRKEQKGTDGKKAVKKVVKKQPVKRVPKAKMSPVKVVENKEGIKAVSVIANAMLDKKAKNVCSLDLRKIGTSICDFFVICNADSTTQVRAIADNVEDEMIMKCDKKPVREQGKENSFWIILDYGDVVVHIFQSQYREFYRLEELWSDCKKTTYED; this comes from the coding sequence ATGAGAAAAGAGCAGAAAGGAACAGACGGCAAAAAGGCCGTTAAAAAAGTTGTGAAAAAACAACCTGTGAAAAGAGTTCCAAAGGCAAAGATGTCGCCTGTGAAAGTTGTTGAGAATAAGGAGGGTATAAAAGCGGTAAGCGTTATTGCCAATGCAATGCTGGATAAAAAAGCAAAAAATGTTTGCTCCCTGGATTTGAGAAAAATCGGGACAAGCATTTGTGATTTTTTTGTCATTTGCAATGCGGATTCTACTACTCAAGTTAGGGCGATTGCAGATAATGTTGAGGATGAGATGATTATGAAATGCGATAAGAAGCCTGTCAGAGAACAGGGAAAGGAGAATTCTTTCTGGATTATCCTGGATTATGGAGATGTTGTAGTGCATATTTTCCAATCTCAGTATAGAGAGTTTTATCGCCTGGAGGAGTTGTGGAGCGATTGTAAGAAAACCACTTATGAGGATTAA
- a CDS encoding MlaD family protein: MKFTSSQKMGFFVLLVIAAIFFTINFLRGHDLFKKNFRYYTFLEDVQGLSATGPVYIRGLKVGTVESINFVPQKDSFLVKLSIKNDYAIPIDSRAEIYSSDILGAKSLRIGLGTAGIHAKNGDTLKGRDIPDMMSLLYKSVGPLKDQVYALMGNLNKTLDNINSILDSNARYNLQGSFAKLNGTLANAEQLSASLNGMTPDLASAINNVNNLSYSLNNPNGDLSMTLSNINKTSRQLSELQLKESVDQLNKLLKQMQDPNATLGKLMTTDELHNSVDSLMRELDDLVKKIKENPKKYIRVSVF, translated from the coding sequence ATGAAATTTACCAGCAGCCAGAAGATGGGATTCTTTGTCTTACTTGTGATAGCAGCTATCTTTTTCACTATCAACTTCTTAAGAGGACATGACCTTTTTAAGAAGAACTTCAGGTATTATACATTTCTGGAAGATGTCCAGGGGCTTTCCGCTACCGGGCCAGTCTATATAAGAGGTTTAAAGGTTGGAACCGTGGAGAGCATAAACTTTGTGCCGCAAAAAGACAGCTTCCTTGTAAAGCTCTCTATCAAAAATGATTATGCAATTCCAATTGACTCAAGGGCTGAGATTTACAGTTCAGATATCCTTGGAGCAAAATCCCTTAGAATAGGACTTGGTACTGCCGGAATTCATGCAAAAAATGGCGATACTCTTAAGGGCCGCGATATTCCCGATATGATGTCCTTGTTGTATAAATCAGTGGGACCTCTTAAAGATCAGGTGTATGCGCTTATGGGGAATCTTAACAAGACGTTGGATAACATTAATTCTATTTTGGATTCCAACGCAAGATATAACTTGCAGGGTTCCTTTGCAAAACTTAATGGAACTCTGGCAAATGCGGAGCAGCTGTCAGCATCTCTTAACGGGATGACTCCGGACCTTGCATCCGCTATTAACAACGTTAACAACCTCTCATACTCGCTTAACAATCCAAATGGAGACTTATCAATGACACTAAGCAATATTAATAAGACCTCCCGGCAACTTTCAGAATTGCAGCTTAAGGAGAGCGTTGACCAATTAAACAAATTGCTTAAACAAATGCAGGACCCAAATGCAACTCTTGGTAAGTTAATGACTACCGATGAACTGCATAATTCCGTTGACAGTCTTATGAGAGAGCTGGATGATTTAGTTAAAAAAATAAAAGAGAATCCAAAAAAATACATACGCGTAAGTGTCTTTTAG
- a CDS encoding phosphatidate cytidylyltransferase, with translation MKEVVVRSISGVVFVAVIIASLLLSPFTYLAVFAVVVALVMSEYLRLTIGEGKFFLRVVAIAAGVLLFALSFFVLGLGWNPICLLAVAALIILLPIINLYSNNYNGIGNAFASIVYIALPFALLNFVAFPRYWSGVYNGWTTASMFIILWSSDVGAYCFGTLFGQGERGHKLFPSISPKKSWEGIIGGAITAGIAAAVLGYAGVLNFSIIGDIVFTLLIFVAGVYGDLVESQLKRNFGVKDSGAIMPGHGGMLDRFDSALLAFPAAVIFTLLVWG, from the coding sequence ATGAAAGAAGTTGTTGTAAGGTCAATAAGCGGAGTTGTTTTTGTGGCTGTGATAATTGCCTCTCTTCTTCTTTCACCGTTCACGTATCTTGCTGTTTTTGCAGTTGTTGTAGCACTTGTGATGAGCGAGTATCTTAGGCTCACGATAGGTGAAGGAAAGTTCTTTTTGAGAGTTGTTGCAATAGCGGCCGGAGTGTTGCTTTTTGCCCTCTCTTTCTTTGTACTTGGGCTTGGATGGAATCCTATTTGCCTGCTTGCAGTTGCGGCTTTAATTATTCTCCTTCCAATAATAAATTTGTACTCAAATAATTATAACGGCATAGGAAACGCCTTTGCCTCAATTGTGTATATAGCGCTTCCTTTTGCATTGCTGAATTTTGTGGCATTTCCGCGTTACTGGTCTGGAGTTTATAATGGTTGGACTACTGCTTCTATGTTTATAATACTTTGGTCTTCAGATGTTGGCGCTTATTGCTTTGGAACTCTTTTTGGCCAGGGGGAGCGCGGACATAAGCTGTTTCCTTCTATATCTCCCAAAAAATCTTGGGAGGGAATCATAGGGGGCGCTATAACAGCCGGCATCGCGGCTGCCGTTCTTGGATATGCGGGAGTGCTGAATTTTTCAATAATTGGAGATATTGTATTTACCCTTTTGATTTTTGTTGCAGGAGTCTACGGAGATTTGGTGGAGTCTCAATTAAAACGTAATTTTGGAGTCAAGGATTCAGGAGCAATTATGCCGGGACATGGAGGAATGCTGGATAGATTTGATAGTGCGCTTCTTGCCTTTCCGGCCGCCGTTATTTTTACGCTTCTTGTCTGGGGTTAG
- a CDS encoding aminoacyl-histidine dipeptidase produces MTSNDILNIFKEITTVPRESGHEEKIGKWLLDFAKKHNLPAKKDKAGNVLITKPADKGMEKAPTFIMQSHCDMVCEKNTGVKHDWSKDPINYKEEDGWLVAHDTTLGADCGIGMASQLAVLIDPELKTGKVEALFTTSEETGLDGAKALDPKFVTGKILLNLDSEDEGYVCIGCAGGLDSVATLKYTPEPQTKGFLKYQVRVFGSMGGHSGDDINKNRVNANQMLARILFGILHKHNIELYEIDGGNKDNAIAREAHAIIGFNKNAKASITKIFETIAAEIKDEYKLSDKGVQMELTPAESTKKAIDQNVMAALIYAMVSSPHGVYKMSDTIKGLVEVSTNLASVKMMPGNTIKVTTSQRSAVDSERKWMSQQVEACWALAGAKVVRTSEYPGWIPKLNSPILEICKKAYKKIFNTDIEVVVTPCGLECGLFSLKFPDMDMVSIGPTLRGVHAPGERLDLASLEKFRKLLVEMVKNIK; encoded by the coding sequence ATGACAAGTAATGATATTTTAAACATCTTCAAGGAGATAACTACCGTTCCAAGAGAGAGCGGTCATGAAGAGAAAATTGGAAAGTGGCTTTTGGATTTTGCAAAGAAGCATAACCTTCCGGCTAAAAAAGACAAAGCGGGCAACGTCCTGATTACCAAGCCTGCAGATAAAGGAATGGAGAAGGCTCCAACCTTTATTATGCAAAGCCACTGTGATATGGTCTGCGAGAAAAACACAGGCGTAAAACATGACTGGAGCAAAGACCCTATCAATTATAAGGAAGAAGATGGATGGCTGGTTGCGCACGATACTACTCTTGGCGCAGACTGCGGAATTGGAATGGCAAGCCAGCTGGCTGTCTTGATTGACCCTGAACTTAAGACGGGAAAAGTTGAGGCATTGTTCACCACATCAGAAGAGACCGGTTTGGATGGCGCTAAAGCCCTTGACCCTAAGTTTGTTACGGGAAAGATTCTTTTGAATCTTGATTCAGAAGATGAAGGATATGTTTGCATTGGATGCGCCGGAGGACTAGATTCCGTCGCGACCTTAAAATATACTCCGGAACCTCAGACAAAGGGTTTCTTGAAGTATCAGGTTAGAGTTTTTGGAAGCATGGGCGGACACAGCGGAGATGATATCAATAAGAACAGAGTCAATGCTAATCAGATGCTTGCAAGAATTCTGTTTGGAATTTTACATAAGCACAACATTGAGCTTTATGAGATTGACGGCGGCAACAAAGACAACGCAATTGCGCGAGAGGCACATGCCATCATAGGATTCAACAAGAACGCAAAGGCCTCTATTACAAAGATTTTTGAGACAATTGCAGCTGAAATTAAAGATGAATATAAGTTGTCCGATAAAGGCGTTCAGATGGAGCTGACTCCTGCTGAAAGCACTAAAAAGGCTATAGACCAGAATGTTATGGCAGCTCTTATTTATGCAATGGTTTCTTCTCCTCACGGAGTTTACAAAATGAGCGATACTATAAAGGGGCTTGTTGAAGTATCTACAAACCTTGCATCTGTTAAGATGATGCCAGGCAACACTATCAAAGTAACTACCAGCCAGAGAAGCGCAGTTGATTCCGAGAGGAAATGGATGTCGCAGCAGGTTGAAGCTTGCTGGGCTCTTGCGGGTGCGAAAGTTGTCCGCACATCTGAATATCCAGGATGGATTCCAAAACTGAATTCCCCTATTCTGGAAATCTGCAAAAAAGCTTACAAGAAAATATTTAACACTGATATTGAAGTAGTTGTAACTCCTTGCGGACTTGAGTGCGGATTGTTCAGCCTTAAGTTCCCTGATATGGATATGGTTTCTATAGGACCTACTTTGCGTGGCGTTCATGCTCCGGGTGAGAGACTGGATTTGGCCTCTTTGGAGAAGTTCCGCAAATTATTGGTTGAGATGGTTAAGAATATCAAGTAG
- the ftsH gene encoding ATP-dependent zinc metalloprotease FtsH, whose amino-acid sequence MDNNQKKNMMGGGGNKAPRFNTFWIYIPLLAFLAYMYFWGFKGGDPIKTEWYKVKEQMIPAGDVDKVTFITNQNRAEVTIKKDSLNKYKNYFGGRIPKMVPQFYFIVSNNFDSEQQLNAARESLPQNKRFSINTEERNNYWATILNWLLFPLLIFFLWIFLFRRMTGGPGGIGGGGGSGGGIFSVGKSQAKLFDKDNTTRVTFKDVAGLEEAKQEVMEIVDFLKNPKKYTALGGKIPKGALLIGPPGTGKTLLAKAVAGEANVPFFSISGSDFVEMFVGVGASRVRDLFKQAKEKAPCIVFIDEIDAVGRARGKNVGFSSNDERENTLNQLLTEMDGFGTNSGVIILAATNRADILDKALMRAGRFDRQINVDLPELKDREEIFKVHLKDLKLDPQMDTGFLAKQTPGFSGADIANVCNEAALIAARYNKKFVERQDFLDAIDRIVGGLERKSKIIPPNEKKTIAFHEAGHATVSWFLPNANPLLKVTIIPRGKALGAAWYLPEERQITTKEQMMDELASLIGGRVAEEIVNQKVSSGALNDLERLTKQAYAMVAYYGMSDAVGNVSYYDSQDQGYNFNKPFSEKTAELIDVEVKKIINKAHEMARKVLEEHMKGFTELANLLLEKEVIFTEDLERIFGPRVKEPGDVAAAEKKTEPVAEKKAEPVAEQKTEAAAEKKAEPVAEQKTEPAEKKKDDGGDAGLFGQSN is encoded by the coding sequence ATGGATAATAATCAGAAAAAAAATATGATGGGCGGGGGGGGCAATAAGGCTCCGCGTTTCAATACGTTTTGGATTTATATTCCGCTGCTAGCCTTTTTGGCCTATATGTATTTTTGGGGCTTCAAAGGCGGTGACCCTATTAAGACTGAGTGGTATAAGGTTAAGGAACAGATGATTCCGGCCGGAGATGTAGACAAGGTTACTTTCATTACAAATCAGAACAGGGCGGAGGTTACAATAAAAAAAGACAGCCTTAATAAATACAAAAATTATTTTGGCGGGAGGATTCCAAAGATGGTTCCTCAGTTCTATTTTATTGTCTCAAATAACTTTGACTCTGAGCAGCAGCTTAATGCGGCAAGAGAGTCACTACCACAGAATAAACGTTTTAGCATAAATACGGAGGAGAGAAACAATTATTGGGCAACAATTCTTAACTGGCTGTTGTTTCCTCTTTTGATTTTCTTCTTGTGGATTTTCTTATTCCGCAGAATGACAGGCGGTCCCGGTGGCATAGGTGGCGGCGGCGGTTCAGGCGGAGGAATTTTCTCCGTTGGCAAGAGCCAGGCAAAATTGTTTGACAAGGATAATACAACCCGCGTAACGTTCAAGGATGTAGCGGGTTTGGAGGAGGCAAAACAGGAGGTCATGGAGATTGTGGACTTCCTTAAGAACCCTAAAAAATATACGGCCCTGGGCGGAAAAATTCCAAAAGGAGCATTGCTAATAGGCCCTCCGGGAACAGGTAAAACGCTGTTGGCCAAAGCTGTAGCAGGAGAGGCCAATGTGCCGTTTTTCTCCATCAGCGGTTCCGATTTTGTGGAGATGTTTGTCGGCGTAGGCGCAAGTCGCGTAAGAGATTTGTTTAAGCAGGCAAAGGAAAAAGCGCCGTGCATTGTTTTCATAGATGAGATTGATGCAGTTGGACGCGCAAGGGGAAAGAATGTAGGATTCTCTTCTAATGATGAGAGAGAAAATACTCTTAACCAGCTGCTTACAGAGATGGACGGTTTTGGGACAAACAGCGGAGTAATTATTCTTGCTGCGACTAACCGCGCAGATATTTTGGATAAGGCTCTGATGCGTGCCGGAAGATTTGACCGTCAGATAAATGTTGACCTTCCGGAACTTAAGGACAGGGAGGAGATATTTAAAGTCCATCTAAAGGATTTGAAACTTGATCCTCAAATGGATACAGGTTTTTTGGCAAAGCAGACGCCGGGCTTTTCAGGTGCTGACATAGCAAATGTTTGCAATGAAGCGGCGCTTATTGCAGCCAGGTACAATAAGAAATTTGTTGAGCGTCAGGACTTTCTGGATGCGATAGATAGAATCGTGGGCGGACTGGAGAGAAAGAGCAAAATTATTCCTCCTAATGAGAAGAAGACTATTGCATTCCATGAGGCGGGGCATGCAACCGTAAGCTGGTTCTTGCCTAATGCAAATCCGCTGCTGAAGGTTACGATTATTCCAAGAGGCAAGGCCCTTGGTGCAGCGTGGTATTTGCCTGAGGAGAGGCAGATTACAACAAAGGAACAAATGATGGATGAGCTTGCGTCATTAATAGGCGGAAGAGTTGCGGAGGAGATTGTAAACCAAAAGGTTTCTTCAGGTGCTCTTAATGATTTGGAACGCCTTACTAAACAGGCGTATGCAATGGTTGCGTATTACGGTATGAGTGATGCGGTAGGGAATGTTTCTTACTATGATTCCCAGGACCAGGGTTATAACTTTAACAAGCCTTTCAGCGAGAAAACCGCGGAACTTATTGACGTTGAGGTTAAAAAGATTATCAACAAGGCTCATGAAATGGCTCGCAAAGTTTTGGAGGAGCACATGAAGGGATTTACAGAGCTTGCAAATTTGCTTCTGGAGAAAGAGGTTATTTTCACGGAGGATTTGGAGCGCATCTTTGGACCAAGAGTAAAAGAGCCGGGAGATGTTGCTGCAGCTGAGAAGAAAACAGAACCTGTCGCTGAGAAGAAGGCAGAACCTGTCGCTGAGCAAAAGACAGAAGCAGCCGCTGAGAAAAAGGCAGAACCTGTAGCTGAGCAAAAGACTGAGCCTGCGGAGAAGAAAAAAGATGATGGCGGAGATGCCGGATTATTTGGACAGAGTAATTAA
- a CDS encoding biotin--[acetyl-CoA-carboxylase] ligase has protein sequence MPQKVEIKWFETTDSTNNRALEGAEKAPDRFTWASDFQTAGRGQRGNKWTSKAGDNIMFSTIFKPGFISAQEQFAISQICTLGLLNYLKTKGINAKIKWPNDIYVGDKKICGMLIENAITGDKLSQSICGIGLNVNQRAFPENIPNPTSMALILESGKTGKEPICFNTHDELPLLLQEIFKEYERVRKEHVSRKNFSKLTERYLSALYRIGEFHKYIDMTGEEEKHVGNKKGKVIEAKIVGIDENSCLVLENKKGERKTFAFKEISYIINP, from the coding sequence ATGCCCCAAAAAGTTGAAATAAAATGGTTTGAGACCACGGACTCAACAAATAACAGAGCCCTGGAAGGCGCCGAAAAAGCTCCCGACAGATTTACGTGGGCCTCTGATTTTCAGACTGCAGGACGCGGTCAGAGAGGGAATAAATGGACCAGCAAAGCGGGAGACAATATCATGTTCAGCACGATATTTAAACCAGGTTTTATCTCTGCGCAGGAGCAATTTGCAATTTCCCAAATTTGCACGTTAGGTCTGCTTAACTACCTAAAAACCAAAGGCATAAATGCAAAAATCAAATGGCCCAACGATATCTACGTTGGAGACAAAAAGATATGCGGAATGCTCATAGAGAATGCTATAACGGGTGACAAACTGTCACAAAGCATCTGCGGCATTGGCCTAAATGTCAATCAGAGAGCGTTCCCTGAAAATATCCCAAATCCAACTTCAATGGCGCTCATTCTGGAATCTGGCAAGACAGGCAAAGAGCCAATTTGTTTTAATACTCACGACGAGCTCCCTTTGTTGCTGCAGGAAATTTTTAAAGAGTATGAGAGAGTCCGCAAGGAGCATGTCAGCCGCAAAAATTTCAGCAAGCTCACAGAACGCTATTTATCAGCTCTGTACAGGATTGGAGAATTTCACAAGTACATAGATATGACAGGAGAGGAGGAGAAACATGTCGGGAATAAAAAAGGAAAAGTCATTGAGGCTAAGATAGTTGGCATTGACGAGAATTCCTGCCTTGTACTGGAAAATAAAAAAGGCGAAAGAAAAACTTTCGCCTTTAAAGAGATTAGCTATATAATTAATCCCTAA
- the rpe gene encoding ribulose-phosphate 3-epimerase — protein sequence MSVLIAPSMLSADFGNLNKDIELVNKCGDIFHLDIMDGVFVPNISYGTPVIKAITKRAQRPVEAHLMIVEPQKFFKDYKNFGIGSISVHYEACVHLNRTIQQIKELGMKAGVAINPGTSVYLLEDIICDLDYVLLMSVNPGFGGQSYIPESTEKIARLKKFLKEHNPKCLIEVDGGVNMQNVNEIKTAGADILVAGSAVFNSKNPEQTIQDLRG from the coding sequence ATGAGCGTATTGATAGCACCATCTATGTTGAGCGCAGATTTTGGAAATCTGAATAAGGACATAGAACTTGTAAATAAATGCGGAGATATTTTCCATCTGGATATAATGGATGGAGTCTTTGTCCCTAATATATCTTATGGAACGCCTGTAATTAAAGCAATTACAAAGAGAGCCCAAAGACCCGTAGAGGCGCATCTTATGATTGTGGAGCCGCAAAAATTCTTCAAAGATTACAAGAACTTCGGCATCGGGAGCATCAGTGTCCATTATGAAGCTTGCGTCCATCTGAACAGAACAATCCAGCAAATCAAAGAGCTTGGAATGAAGGCGGGTGTTGCAATAAACCCAGGGACAAGCGTTTATCTTTTGGAGGATATCATCTGCGATTTGGATTACGTTCTGCTTATGTCAGTAAATCCGGGCTTTGGAGGACAGAGTTATATTCCGGAGTCAACGGAGAAAATTGCCCGTCTGAAAAAATTCTTAAAGGAGCACAATCCAAAATGTTTGATAGAGGTTGACGGCGGAGTTAATATGCAGAATGTCAATGAAATAAAAACTGCCGGCGCCGATATTCTCGTTGCCGGCAGTGCCGTATTTAATTCTAAAAATCCTGAACAAACCATTCAGGATTTGCGTGGATAA